Proteins from a single region of Bacteroidota bacterium:
- a CDS encoding Omp28-related outer membrane protein — protein sequence MRTIILISICSVLLFGCKEEDHGILNQKNAPATLKDTTYIVLDNIPSVYKKILIEDITGVRCVNCPKAAEESVRLKNKYGDTIVPMAIYIKSLPIYSDPWAGNADLRTDAAEEIANAIGMPVGLPGGYIDRFKFGSNAALVINQWETSYKQRRGTSPVIITLSFENLANNKIILRTKLTYTEDKSNESHKLALYIIENGIIGKQSTNEPGKSPYIEDYEFNHVLRGSIGNALGSRLGEPLVKGRIFEKDFEFDWNKDWVRNSCSLVAVVLDESDNSVIQVEEIPLH from the coding sequence ATGAGAACCATTATTCTGATTTCTATTTGTTCCGTATTGTTATTTGGCTGCAAAGAAGAAGATCATGGGATTTTAAATCAAAAAAACGCCCCCGCTACGCTTAAAGACACAACTTATATTGTATTAGACAATATTCCTTCTGTTTATAAAAAGATTTTGATTGAAGATATTACGGGTGTGAGATGTGTGAACTGTCCCAAAGCCGCAGAAGAATCTGTCAGACTAAAGAATAAATATGGGGACACCATTGTGCCCATGGCAATCTATATCAAATCCCTGCCCATCTATTCCGATCCATGGGCAGGAAATGCAGATTTAAGAACCGATGCTGCTGAGGAAATTGCAAACGCGATTGGAATGCCCGTGGGACTACCGGGAGGCTACATAGACAGATTCAAATTTGGTTCCAATGCAGCCTTAGTAATCAATCAATGGGAAACTTCTTATAAACAAAGAAGAGGAACTTCTCCCGTTATTATTACGCTTAGTTTCGAAAACCTTGCTAATAATAAAATTATTTTGCGAACCAAACTCACCTATACCGAAGACAAGAGTAACGAAAGCCACAAATTGGCTCTTTATATTATTGAAAATGGAATTATTGGCAAACAATCAACCAATGAACCGGGCAAATCACCCTATATTGAAGATTACGAATTCAACCATGTGCTGAGAGGCTCCATAGGCAATGCTCTGGGTAGCAGATTAGGCGAACCTTTAGTCAAAGGCAGAATATTTGAAAAAGATTTTGAATTTGACTGGAACAAAGACTGGGTTAGAAATTCTTGTAGTCTTGTGGCGGTAGTATTGGACGAGAGCGATAATTCCGTCATTCAAGTAGAAGAAATTCCACTCCACTAA
- the glmS gene encoding glutamine--fructose-6-phosphate transaminase (isomerizing): MCGIVGYIGHREALPIIIKGLKRLEYRGYDSAGVALLDNKLHIFKTKGKVVDLENIIPPKMPQKVGMGHTRWATHGAPNDVNAHPHLSQSGDLAVIHNGIIENYGSLKEALEQKGHVFQSDTDTEVLIHLVEEIKQIENCSIEEAVRLALNQVVGAYAIVILSRDEPSKLIAARKGSPLVIGYGEQGEYFLASDATPIVEYTRKVTYLNDGEMVFIKDGTLTIKTIEDVEKSPFIQELEINLDAIEKGGYEHFMLKEINEQPKSILDSFRGRFDPATGRFMMRSLQEYEEKLRNINRIVMLGCGTSWHAGLVAEYLFEELARIQVEVEYASEFRYRNPVISKDDLYIAISQSGETADTLAAMTLAKSHSATVFGVCNVVGSSIPRLSDAGAYTHAGPEIGVASTKAFTAQVTVLSLLALALADIRGTISKSLLALYLTEMEQIPAKVEATLKLNEKIIEIARKFKDSHNFLYLGRGVNFPVALEGALKLKEISYIHAEGYPAAEMKHGPIALIDEQMPVVFIATKSPHYEKVISNIQEVKARKGVIIAIVTEGDEQVKKMADYIIEVPDTAEIFSPILTVIPLQLLSYHIAVMRGCNVDQPRNLAKSVTVE; this comes from the coding sequence ATGTGTGGAATTGTTGGCTATATTGGGCACAGAGAAGCCCTTCCTATCATCATCAAGGGACTCAAAAGGCTTGAATACAGAGGTTATGACAGTGCGGGAGTTGCGCTTTTGGACAACAAACTTCATATTTTTAAGACCAAAGGCAAAGTAGTAGACTTAGAAAACATCATTCCGCCCAAGATGCCGCAAAAGGTTGGAATGGGGCATACCCGCTGGGCAACTCATGGTGCACCCAATGACGTCAACGCACATCCGCATTTGAGCCAAAGCGGTGACTTGGCTGTCATACACAACGGAATTATTGAAAATTACGGCTCACTCAAAGAAGCTCTTGAACAAAAAGGACACGTTTTCCAAAGTGATACCGATACTGAAGTGTTGATTCACTTAGTTGAAGAAATTAAACAAATAGAAAATTGTTCGATAGAAGAAGCTGTAAGACTGGCTTTAAATCAGGTAGTTGGCGCTTATGCCATTGTGATATTATCACGTGATGAGCCCAGCAAACTCATTGCCGCACGTAAAGGAAGCCCTTTGGTGATTGGATATGGTGAACAAGGTGAATACTTTTTAGCTTCTGATGCCACACCCATTGTTGAATACACAAGAAAAGTTACTTATCTGAACGATGGTGAAATGGTTTTCATCAAAGATGGTACTTTGACTATTAAAACCATAGAAGATGTTGAGAAATCTCCTTTTATTCAAGAATTAGAAATCAATCTTGATGCAATAGAAAAAGGCGGCTATGAGCATTTTATGTTAAAAGAAATCAATGAACAACCTAAATCCATTCTAGATTCATTCCGAGGCAGGTTTGACCCTGCAACCGGTCGATTTATGATGAGAAGCTTACAAGAATACGAAGAAAAACTTAGAAATATTAACCGTATTGTAATGTTGGGTTGTGGAACAAGCTGGCATGCCGGCTTGGTTGCCGAATATTTGTTTGAAGAATTAGCACGTATTCAAGTGGAAGTAGAATATGCTTCCGAATTCAGATACAGAAATCCGGTTATTAGCAAGGATGATTTGTATATAGCAATCTCACAAAGCGGTGAAACCGCAGACACTCTGGCGGCAATGACATTGGCAAAGAGTCACAGCGCAACTGTTTTTGGTGTTTGCAATGTAGTAGGTTCTTCTATTCCACGCTTGAGTGATGCAGGTGCATACACACACGCAGGTCCTGAGATTGGTGTAGCTTCTACCAAAGCATTTACAGCGCAGGTTACTGTATTGTCACTATTAGCATTAGCACTGGCTGATATCAGAGGTACTATCAGTAAGTCTTTGTTAGCATTATATCTTACAGAAATGGAACAGATTCCTGCCAAAGTGGAAGCCACACTGAAACTCAATGAAAAAATCATTGAAATAGCCCGCAAATTCAAAGACTCTCACAATTTCCTTTATTTAGGCAGAGGCGTAAACTTCCCCGTTGCTTTGGAAGGAGCGCTCAAACTCAAAGAGATTTCCTATATCCATGCAGAAGGTTATCCTGCCGCTGAAATGAAACACGGACCAATTGCGCTGATTGATGAACAAATGCCTGTTGTATTTATTGCTACCAAAAGCCCACACTACGAAAAGGTTATAAGCAATATTCAGGAGGTGAAAGCACGGAAAGGAGTTATTATCGCCATTGTTACGGAAGGTGACGAACAAGTGAAGAAAATGGCTGATTATATTATTGAAGTTCCTGACACAGCAGAGATTTTTTCACCTATTCTGACTGTTATTCCTCTTCAATTACTGTCATATCACATAGCGGTTATGCGTGGTTGTAATGTGGATCAACCCAGAAATCTGGCTAAGAGCGTTACAGTAGAGTAA
- the metK gene encoding methionine adenosyltransferase → MSYLFTSESVSEGHPDKVADQISDALLDNFLAWDPKSKVACETLVTTGQVVLAGEVKSDTYIDVQKISRDVIAKIGYTKSEYMFEANGCGIFSAIHEQSPDINRGVDTKKPEDQGAGDQGIMFGYACNETDNYMPLSLDLSHCLLRELAEIRREGKKMTYLRPDSKSQVTVEYGDDNKAKRVETVVLSTQHDEFVKAKSNKGADIDKADKEMQSKIKEDVINILIPRVLKKFPYFKPFFDKKVKYLVNPTGKFVIGGPHGDTGLTGRKIIVDTYGGKGAHGGGAFSGKDPSKVDRSAAYAMRYIAKNMVAAGIADEILVQVGYAIGEKDPVGLYVNTYGTSKVKLSDGKIAEKILKIMDLRPYSIEKMFNLRTPIYAETASYGHMGRETQIVEKIFERPTFGKIEIKKVKVKLFPWEELNHVKIFKKEFNIK, encoded by the coding sequence ATGTCATATTTATTCACCTCAGAGTCCGTCTCAGAAGGACATCCGGATAAAGTAGCAGACCAGATTTCAGATGCTCTACTTGATAATTTTCTTGCATGGGACCCAAAATCAAAAGTTGCATGCGAAACATTGGTTACAACAGGTCAGGTAGTGTTAGCCGGAGAAGTAAAATCAGATACTTATATCGATGTTCAAAAGATATCGAGAGATGTCATCGCAAAAATTGGTTATACCAAATCAGAATATATGTTTGAAGCCAACGGATGTGGTATTTTCTCCGCTATTCATGAGCAATCACCCGATATCAACCGAGGTGTTGACACCAAAAAACCGGAAGACCAAGGTGCCGGTGACCAAGGAATCATGTTCGGGTATGCATGCAATGAAACCGACAATTACATGCCCCTTTCACTTGACCTTTCACATTGTTTGCTGAGAGAACTTGCCGAAATTAGAAGAGAAGGCAAAAAAATGACCTATTTACGCCCTGATTCTAAATCTCAGGTTACAGTCGAGTATGGAGATGACAACAAAGCCAAGAGGGTTGAGACTGTTGTACTTTCTACGCAACACGATGAATTTGTTAAAGCAAAATCAAACAAAGGTGCAGATATTGACAAAGCTGATAAAGAAATGCAAAGCAAAATCAAGGAAGATGTGATTAATATTTTGATTCCGAGAGTGTTGAAGAAGTTTCCATATTTCAAACCCTTCTTTGACAAGAAAGTAAAATACCTTGTTAATCCAACCGGCAAGTTTGTGATTGGCGGACCACACGGAGATACCGGATTGACAGGCAGAAAAATTATTGTAGATACGTATGGGGGCAAAGGTGCGCATGGTGGTGGTGCATTTAGTGGAAAAGACCCTTCCAAAGTGGACCGTTCTGCTGCTTACGCTATGAGATATATTGCCAAAAATATGGTAGCTGCCGGAATAGCAGATGAAATATTGGTGCAAGTGGGCTATGCTATTGGCGAAAAAGACCCCGTAGGTTTATATGTAAATACCTATGGCACTTCCAAAGTGAAGCTGAGCGATGGGAAGATTGCAGAAAAGATTTTGAAAATAATGGATTTGAGACCATACAGCATTGAAAAAATGTTCAATCTCAGAACTCCTATTTACGCTGAAACAGCTTCATACGGACACATGGGGAGAGAAACTCAGATAGTAGAAAAAATATTTGAACGCCCCACTTTCGGCAAAATTGAAATCAAGAAAGTAAAAGTGAAGCTTTTTCCTTGGGAGGAGTTAAATCACGTAAAAATCTTTAAAAAAGAATTTAATATCAAATAA
- a CDS encoding NAD(P)/FAD-dependent oxidoreductase, whose amino-acid sequence MQTFDTIIVGGGAAGFFAAIRLAELKPKASILILEKTSKLLAKVEISGGGRCNVTNACFDNKLLSENYPRGSKELLGCFYRFNTADTVKWFESRGVALKSEIDGRMFPITDDSQTIMDCLLKETQQLGVEISIRTKVEKIESTDAGFLLLLDESDRVACKTLLIATGGHPKRENFGYLDHFKHKIENPVPSLFTFNLRRHPICQLPGVSVTDAIVTLPEHKEEFRGPLLITHWGLSGPAVLKLSAFAARKLHDCGYRYTVEVNWLPNLSQDNIFDLLKQQKSTKTSLRRKPFDNISQRLWDYFLDSIHLSHETKWADCQNAKLSELAQQLYQSKFESQGKTTFKDEFVTCGGISRKEIDFRTMESKLHPNLFFAGEVIDIDGITGGFNFQAAWTCGYIAGEGIAGKL is encoded by the coding sequence GTGCAAACATTTGACACCATTATTGTGGGCGGAGGAGCTGCGGGTTTTTTTGCTGCTATCAGATTAGCTGAGCTCAAACCCAAAGCGTCTATTCTTATTTTGGAAAAAACTTCCAAGTTACTTGCAAAAGTCGAAATCTCAGGGGGTGGCAGATGCAATGTTACCAACGCGTGTTTTGATAACAAACTACTGTCAGAAAACTATCCGCGCGGAAGCAAGGAATTATTGGGTTGTTTTTATCGTTTTAACACTGCAGACACAGTCAAGTGGTTTGAATCCAGAGGGGTGGCTCTCAAATCCGAGATAGACGGAAGAATGTTTCCTATAACAGACGACTCTCAAACCATCATGGATTGTTTGCTCAAAGAAACACAACAACTCGGAGTTGAAATCAGTATTCGCACAAAAGTTGAAAAAATCGAATCAACAGATGCCGGGTTTCTGCTTTTGCTGGATGAATCCGACAGAGTTGCTTGTAAGACCCTGCTGATAGCCACTGGTGGACACCCTAAAAGAGAGAATTTCGGATATCTTGACCATTTCAAACACAAAATTGAAAATCCTGTACCATCTTTATTTACCTTTAACTTACGCAGGCATCCTATTTGTCAATTACCCGGAGTGTCGGTTACCGATGCTATTGTAACTTTGCCTGAACACAAAGAAGAGTTCAGAGGTCCTTTATTAATCACCCATTGGGGATTGAGCGGACCTGCGGTTTTGAAATTATCTGCTTTTGCAGCTCGCAAACTTCATGACTGTGGATATCGCTATACGGTTGAAGTAAATTGGCTGCCTAATTTGTCACAAGACAATATTTTTGATCTGTTAAAACAACAAAAGAGTACAAAAACAAGTCTTCGAAGAAAGCCGTTTGACAACATTTCTCAGCGTTTGTGGGATTATTTTTTAGATAGTATTCACTTGTCCCATGAAACCAAATGGGCAGACTGTCAAAATGCAAAACTGTCGGAATTGGCTCAACAACTATATCAAAGCAAGTTTGAGTCCCAAGGCAAAACCACTTTTAAGGATGAGTTTGTAACTTGTGGCGGCATCAGTAGAAAAGAAATTGATTTCAGAACTATGGAAAGCAAGTTGCATCCTAATCTGTTTTTTGCTGGTGAGGTTATTGATATTGACGGCATCACGGGCGGTTTTAATTTTCAAGCAGCTTGGACATGCGGATACATTGCAGGGGAAGGTATTGCAGGCAAACTGTAA